ATAACTGCGCCAGGGCCCAGTCCAGAAGCTCCCGCGCCTCTTTTCGTGACGCCAGTTCATCAAAGGAACGACCCGACCTGTCCGCGACGGCCTGTTCGAGCCATTCCTGATGATGTTCCGTCAGGGAACTCAGGGGCACTTCCCGGGTCCGGTACTGCTTTCTCCAATAATCGTAACAGGTCCTCACGGCGATGGAAGTGAGCCATTTCCTGAAAGCGCCCGTTCCTTTATAGGTCGGCAGCGACTGGTAGACCCTGATAAAGACCTCCTGTGCCGTTTCTTCAACCTGGTTGTATGGAACGTGTCTGCTCACGATATTCGCCACATGTCCCTTGTATGCTCTTACTATGTGGGCGAAGGCGTCACCATCGCCGTCGATGATCCGGCGGATGATATCGCCCTCGCTTTCAATGGGATTCCTGCTGGCATTGTTCTGCATCGGCTCATGGTGATCTGTCGATTTCACTATCCCGTAATTATATGAAAGGAGCGGTCAAGTGCAACAGCTAAGTACGCAGTGCCTAATCCCACCTGAAGGAACGGTCGCCGTCGAAAGTTCTCCGGCCGTGGTCCTTGCGTACTCTTTCCCGGTCATGTCCTTCGAATCGTTTCCGCTCTTCCAGTTGTGCCCGTTGTTCGGGTGTGAGAACGGCCTTCAGTTCCGACATCATCTTACCCCGCGAGACGATCATCTCTTCCCGGGTCGTGGAATACTTCCGGAAGGCCTGTCGCACCGTCTCTTCGTTGAATTTGTCGGCGCGCTTCGCGTCAATGAACCCTCTTCGTGCCCTTTCAATGGTATCCCGTGCCGGGGTCCTCTGTTTGTCGTAACTGTCCACAATGGTCCTGACCTGTTCTCTCTGGGCGTCGGTGAGATTCAGGTCCAGGACGGCGCGCAGTTTCATCATTCCGGGAACGCCGTGGGGGTGACCGCAGTCGGGTCCGAATCCCCGCGCCAGGACCGCCGGGGACAGGGCCAGAACGAGTGACAGGACCAACGCTGCTATTATCATGGTTTTTGTTTTCATAATGATCCTCCATTGAGTTTTTTAGTGGTCGTCAAACATGCCTTTGCTCTTAATAGTCGCCGGAACGAACTGAAAGGTTACAACTTTTTTTGGCTCACCTTTTTGTAACCTTTTTCGTGGAAGGGACGACTTATACAAAGGAACTTCATGACGCGGAGAGGAAAGAGGGCGGATGGAGAACGCCGCTCACATCGAAGACGATACTAAGGAAGATCAGATGAAAAAAATGAAGACCGGAAAACTTCCCACAGGGAAACTCGTCCGGCTCGCCTGTGTCGGTGCTGTTCTCATGATCTGCGGATGCATTTCCGTCGGTCCCGATTATGTCCGCCCCGATGGTGCGACGCCTGCGACATGGCATGCCGGGCTCGAAGAGGGGATCACGGATCGGCAGAGCGATGAAGAAGAGACGGCGAAATGGTGGACCGCCCTGGGAGACCCGATGCTGTCGGACCTAGTCGGCCGTGCCGTGGAGGGGAATCTTGATATAAAGGAAGCGCAGGCACGGCTTCGGGAGTCGCGCGCGCGCCTCGGCATCAGCAGATCAGGGCTGTTCCCGTCACTTGATGCGACGGGTTTGGCGACGAAAAGCAGGGGCAGCGAAGAGACCGGGGGCGGGCAGGAACGGGAATTTTATTCGGTCGGGTTTGACGCCGCCTGGGAACTTGATCTCTTCGGCGGGGTGAGCCGTTCCGTCGAGGCGGCTCAGGCGGACCTCCAGGCCGAAGAGGAAGGTCTTCGTGACGTCCTCGTGTCCCTGACCGCGGAAGTGGCGCTGAACTACGCGGAATTGCGGACCGCACAGGCCCGGCTGGCTGCAGTGGAAAAGAACCTGCAGGTTCAGGAGGAATCTTACCGGCTTGTCCGGACCCGTGTTGCCGCGGGGCTCGATGATGAGCTCACGGAGCTTCAGGCTCGATATAACCTGGAGAATGCGCGCTCACAACTGCCGGGATTGCGCGCGTCGATCAACGAGGCAATGAACAGGCTTTCCATACTGCTCGGGGAAACACCGGGTTCACTGCAGGGCCTTCTACGTGAACAGATGCCTGTCCCGGCGGCACCCCTTGAGATCGTCGTCTGTGTGCCGGCCGATCTCCTGCGGCGGCGCCCCGATATCGGCAGGGCGGAACGCGAACTGGCGGCCCAGACCGCCCGGATCGGTGTCGCCACGGCGGAACTCTACCCGAAATTGACCCTGAACGGTTCGATCGGGCTTGAAGCGCTGTCACCGGATAAACTGCTGAGAACGACCAGTCACGCTTACACCATCGGTCCCCGCGTCACCTGGCCGATCTTCAGTGCCGGTTCCATCCGGCGGAACATCGACGTGCAGTCCGCGCTCCAGGAACAGGCCCTGATACAGTATGAATCGACCATACTGAACGCGCTTGAGGAAGTTGAAAATGCTCTTGTTTCCTATGCCGAAGAAGAGCGGCGCCGGGAATCGCTGCAGGAAGCGGCGCAGGCGGCCCGGGAAGCGATGGACCTTGCCCGGACAAACTATATCGCCGGTCTGAGCGATTACGATGATGTGCTCGACGCGCAACGCATGCTCCTGTCCCTTGAGGAGCAGCTTGCCCAGAGCAGCGGGACCGCCCTGACGTACCTCATTCAGTTATACAAGGCCCTGGGGGGCGGCTGGGAGAGACCGGGGACCAATGCAGTGACGATCAATGATCGATCTGAGGAGACCCTATGAAAGAAGAGAGGAATGCACACACCGACATTGAACGCACCCTGGGCCTGGACCGGTCCGCGGGCGGTGGAAAACACCTGAAACGCCTGTTTCTGTGGGGCATCCCGGTCCTCATCGCGGTGGTTCTCCTTATACTGTGGGCCGGCGGCAATGGCGCCGACACGGTCAGTTTCAAGACGCAGCCGGCGCAGAAGGGCGACCTTGTTGTTACGGTCAGTGCCACGGGCAACCTGGAACCGAAGAACCAGGTGGATGTGAGCAGTGAGCTTTCCGGAATTATCGATTCCGTCGACGTTGACTATAACGATCACGTTACCGCGGGTCAGGTCCTGGCCCGGCTTGACACCGACAAGCTTGAAGCCGGTATCCTCCAGTCACAGGCGGTGCTCACATCAGCCGAGGCACGGATTCTCCAGGCCCGGGCGACACTGAAGGAATCCCGGACGCAACTCGAACGGTTGCGAAAAGCCCACGAATTGAGCAGCGGCAAGGTACCCTCCCGGAAGGAACTTGATGCCGCCGAAGCGGCGGTTGACCGTGCCGCGGCCGATGAGGCGAGTGCGAGAGCTCAGGTTGCTGAGGCCCGGGCCGCGCTTGAGGTTCAGGAGACCGAACGGGGAAAGGCGTCCATCCGCTCTCCCATCAATGGAGTGGTGTTGAGCCGGGATGTGGAACCGGGACAGACCGTCGCCTCCTCTCTCCAGGCACCGGTACTGTTCACCCTGGCCGAGGACCTGACCAAGATGGAACTGCATGTTGACATTGACGAAGCCGATGTCGGACAGGTGAAGGATGGTCAGGAAGCGACCTTCACCGTTGACGCCTATCCGGACTGGACATTCCCCGCCAGGATCAAACAGGTCCGCTACGGCGCCCGGACATCGGAAGGCGTTGTAACCTATACGGCGGTGCTTGACGTCGATAATTCAGAGCTGTTGCTCAGACCGGGCATGACGGCAACGGCGGACATTACGGTGGAACACGTGCAGAATGCCGTTCTTGTGCCCAATGCGGCGCTGCGCTTTACACCGCCCGCCGGTGAAGAAAACGGGGGAAAACGAAGATCTTCGGGTAACGGCGGCGTCATCGGGGCGTTGCTGCCCCACCCGCCCCGGCAGGAACGGAAAGAAACGTCGATCACGACGACCGCGTCGGAGCAGCGCGTTTGGACACTGCGGGATGATCGCCTGATGCCGGTATCCCTTGTGACCGGAGCGACGGACGGTATCATGACGGAGGTCAGGCAGGGGGACATCGAACCCGGCATGCCGCTTGTCGTCGGGACGGAGAATAAGGAAAAATGAATCGAGGAAGCACGGAAACAGGCGGGATGGGACCGCTCATCGAGCTGCGGGGCGTGACCAAGGTATACGGCAGCGGTCCTGCAGCCGTCCATGCCCTCGGGGGTGTCGATCTCGATATTGTTCGGGGTGATTTTACGGCCATCATGGGGCCGAGCGGCTCGGGCAAGTCCACCTGTCTGAACATTCTAGGATGCCTTGACCCTCCTACCAC
The nucleotide sequence above comes from Deltaproteobacteria bacterium. Encoded proteins:
- a CDS encoding efflux transporter outer membrane subunit, producing the protein MKTGKLPTGKLVRLACVGAVLMICGCISVGPDYVRPDGATPATWHAGLEEGITDRQSDEEETAKWWTALGDPMLSDLVGRAVEGNLDIKEAQARLRESRARLGISRSGLFPSLDATGLATKSRGSEETGGGQEREFYSVGFDAAWELDLFGGVSRSVEAAQADLQAEEEGLRDVLVSLTAEVALNYAELRTAQARLAAVEKNLQVQEESYRLVRTRVAAGLDDELTELQARYNLENARSQLPGLRASINEAMNRLSILLGETPGSLQGLLREQMPVPAAPLEIVVCVPADLLRRRPDIGRAERELAAQTARIGVATAELYPKLTLNGSIGLEALSPDKLLRTTSHAYTIGPRVTWPIFSAGSIRRNIDVQSALQEQALIQYESTILNALEEVENALVSYAEEERRRESLQEAAQAAREAMDLARTNYIAGLSDYDDVLDAQRMLLSLEEQLAQSSGTALTYLIQLYKALGGGWERPGTNAVTINDRSEETL
- a CDS encoding Spy/CpxP family protein refolding chaperone is translated as MKTKTMIIAALVLSLVLALSPAVLARGFGPDCGHPHGVPGMMKLRAVLDLNLTDAQREQVRTIVDSYDKQRTPARDTIERARRGFIDAKRADKFNEETVRQAFRKYSTTREEMIVSRGKMMSELKAVLTPEQRAQLEERKRFEGHDRERVRKDHGRRTFDGDRSFRWD
- a CDS encoding RNA polymerase sigma factor translates to MKSTDHHEPMQNNASRNPIESEGDIIRRIIDGDGDAFAHIVRAYKGHVANIVSRHVPYNQVEETAQEVFIRVYQSLPTYKGTGAFRKWLTSIAVRTCYDYWRKQYRTREVPLSSLTEHHQEWLEQAVADRSGRSFDELASRKEARELLDWALAQLSPENRLVLELVYLEGLSVREAAEQLGWSSVNVKVRSLRARKKLAQLLSGVMREGGVT
- a CDS encoding efflux RND transporter periplasmic adaptor subunit, producing MKEERNAHTDIERTLGLDRSAGGGKHLKRLFLWGIPVLIAVVLLILWAGGNGADTVSFKTQPAQKGDLVVTVSATGNLEPKNQVDVSSELSGIIDSVDVDYNDHVTAGQVLARLDTDKLEAGILQSQAVLTSAEARILQARATLKESRTQLERLRKAHELSSGKVPSRKELDAAEAAVDRAAADEASARAQVAEARAALEVQETERGKASIRSPINGVVLSRDVEPGQTVASSLQAPVLFTLAEDLTKMELHVDIDEADVGQVKDGQEATFTVDAYPDWTFPARIKQVRYGARTSEGVVTYTAVLDVDNSELLLRPGMTATADITVEHVQNAVLVPNAALRFTPPAGEENGGKRRSSGNGGVIGALLPHPPRQERKETSITTTASEQRVWTLRDDRLMPVSLVTGATDGIMTEVRQGDIEPGMPLVVGTENKEK